The following is a genomic window from Solidesulfovibrio sp..
TCGATCAGTCCGTGGCCGTAGGCGTCGGCCTTGACCACGGCCAGGACATGGCCGCCGAAACCGCACAGGAGCTTGTAGTTGGCGACGATATGGGCCGGGCGCACCGTCGTGCGCAGATAGTTGTGGGCAATGGGCATGTGGGGTCTCCTTGGGCGTTGGCCACGACCTCCCTACGCCCATCCCGCCCCCTTTGCCAGACGCTCCCGCGACTGGCCCCCGGAACAAAGATGGCGTATGTTGGCGCCATGTCACGATCCGTCCCCCATCGCACCATCCGCGTCCTGCCGCCGGAACTGCAAAACCAGATCGCCGCCGGCGAGGTGGTGGAGCGCCCGGCCAGCGTGCTCAAGGAACTCGTGGAAAACAGCCTCGACGCCGGGGCCACGCGCATCGAGGTGGCCATCGACGGCGGCGGCCGCACGCTCCTGTCCGTGGCCGACGACGGCTGGGGTATGACGCCCGAGGAGCTGCCCCTGGCCGTGACCCGCCACGCCACGAGCAAGATCGCCTCCATGGAGGAGCTCTCCGGCATCGAGAGCTTCGGCTTTCGCGGCGAGGCCCTGCCGAGCATCGCCTCGGTGTCGAGTTGCACCATCACCTCGCGCCACGAGGCCTTCGACGAGGGCGCCTTCCTTCGCATCGAATCCGGGCGCATCGTCGAACGGGGGCCGGCGGCCATGCCCCGGGGCACGCGCATCGAAGTGCGCGATCTGTTCGCCGCCGTGCCGGCCAGGCTCAAATTCCTCAAGTCCGAGGCCGTGGAGACCAAGCGGGCCACCGAGCTTTTCTGCCGGGCGGCGCTGTCGCGCCTGGACGTGGCCATGAAGCTTTCCGTGGGCGGACGCACGGCCCTGCGTTTTCCGGCCGGCCAGAAGCTCATCGCCCGCCTGGCCGGCATGTGGCCGCCGGCCGTCACGGACGAGCTTTTCGAAATGGAATACGCGCTCGGCCCCATCCGCATCCACGGCGTCCTGGGCAAGCCCCTCAAGGCCCAGGGCAAGGCCGACCGCATGCTTTTTTACGTCAATGGCCGGGCCGTGCTCGACCGGGTGCTGCTGTCGGCCGTGCGCGAGGCCTACAAGGGCCGGCTGCTGGCCCGGGAATACCCGCAGGTGGTCATTTTCCTGGAACTGCCGCCCGAGGACGTGGACGTCAACGTGCATCCGGCCAAGACCGAGGTGCGCTTTCGCGACGAGCAGGCCGTCTTCTTGAACCTCCGCCGGGCCGTGGGCCAGGCCCTGGACAGGGCGCTGGTGCTGCGCACCGTGCCCGCGCCCGAACCCTGGGTGAAGCGCGACGGCGAGGCGCCCAAATTCCCGGCCCGCCGCGATTTCCTGGACGAACTCGCCCGCGCGGGCGCCCCGATTCCCTCCCAGACCGTGCCCATGGGCGAGGCCGTGCGCGAGGCCCCGCCGGCCTCCAGCGGCCGGCCCGACAGCATCGTCTCCACCGCCGCGCCCGTCGGCGAAGCTCCTCCCGTTCGCGTCACGCCGGCCCAGGCCGCCGCCGACAACCGCCGCCACGGCCAGCCCGCCCCGGTGCGCCACCTCGACCCGCCGGCCGTGGCCCGCCACGAACGCGGCCAAGCCCTCCCGGCCGCGCCCGGGACCGAGCCCCGGTCCGCCTCCGCGCCTGGCCCCGACGGCACCCAGGCGCCATCCGTCCCAGCCGAGCCCCTGCGCGCCCGGGCGCCCGAGGAGCTCGAACCGGCCCTGCCGCCCGGCATCCGCTACCTGGGCCAGTTCGCCGACACCTACCTTCTTGTCGACCTGGGCCGGGAGCTGGTGCTCGTGGACCAGCACGCCGCCCACGAACGCGTCCTCTACGCCGCCATGGAGGCCTCCGGCTCGCGCGGCGACAGCCGGCCGGTGGGCATCCCGGTGGAAACCACGCTCCATCCGTCCGAACAGGCGAAGTTGCGGGAACTGCACAACGAACTGCGGGCCATCGGCTTTCTCCTGGACTGCCCCCGGCCGGGCGTGGTGGCCATCACCGGCGCGCCGCC
Proteins encoded in this region:
- the mutL gene encoding DNA mismatch repair endonuclease MutL, with product MSRSVPHRTIRVLPPELQNQIAAGEVVERPASVLKELVENSLDAGATRIEVAIDGGGRTLLSVADDGWGMTPEELPLAVTRHATSKIASMEELSGIESFGFRGEALPSIASVSSCTITSRHEAFDEGAFLRIESGRIVERGPAAMPRGTRIEVRDLFAAVPARLKFLKSEAVETKRATELFCRAALSRLDVAMKLSVGGRTALRFPAGQKLIARLAGMWPPAVTDELFEMEYALGPIRIHGVLGKPLKAQGKADRMLFYVNGRAVLDRVLLSAVREAYKGRLLAREYPQVVIFLELPPEDVDVNVHPAKTEVRFRDEQAVFLNLRRAVGQALDRALVLRTVPAPEPWVKRDGEAPKFPARRDFLDELARAGAPIPSQTVPMGEAVREAPPASSGRPDSIVSTAAPVGEAPPVRVTPAQAAADNRRHGQPAPVRHLDPPAVARHERGQALPAAPGTEPRSASAPGPDGTQAPSVPAEPLRARAPEELEPALPPGIRYLGQFADTYLLVDLGRELVLVDQHAAHERVLYAAMEASGSRGDSRPVGIPVETTLHPSEQAKLRELHNELRAIGFLLDCPRPGVVAITGAPPGLSLGQAREYLAAALSGQSKSLQDLWILMSCKTAVKAGTKLADDEAVALLAQWAKAPDRDYCPHGRPVTVRFGLREMEKMFKRKK